Proteins encoded together in one Felis catus isolate Fca126 chromosome B3, F.catus_Fca126_mat1.0, whole genome shotgun sequence window:
- the STOML1 gene encoding stomatin-like protein 1 isoform X2, whose amino-acid sequence MLGRSGYRALPLGDFDRFQQSSFGFLGSQKGCLSPERGGVGPGADAPQSWPSYLCHGLISFLGFLLLLITFPVSGWFALKIVPTYERMIVFRLGRIRTPQGPGMVLLLPFIDSFQRVDLRTRAFNVPPCKLASKDGAVLSVGADVQFRIWDPVLSVMTVKDLNAATRMTAQNAMTKALLKRPLREIQMEKLKISDQLLLEINDVTRAWGLEVDRVELAVEAVLQPPQDSPAGSSLDSTLQQLALHFLGGGLSSGAGGAPPPGPADTLEMVSEVELPAPHGGAGPSPKQPVAEGLLTALQPFLSEALVSQVGACYQFNVLLPSGTQSIYFLDLTTGHGRVGHGVPDGIPDVVVEMAEADLRALLCRELRPLGAYMSGRLKVKGDLAVAMKLEAVLRALK is encoded by the exons ATGCTCGGCAGGTCCGGGTATCGGGCGCTGCCCTTGGGGGACTTTGACCGTTTCCAGCAGTCGAGCTTCGGCTTCCTGGGCTCGCAGAAGGGCTGCTTGTCCCCGGAGCGGGGCGGCGTGGGGCCGGGGGCCG ATGCGCCCCAGAGCTGGCCTTCCTACCTCTGCCATGGCCTCATCAGTTTCCTGGGGTTCTTGCTGCTGCTGATTACCTTCCCTGTTTCCGGCTGGTTTGCCTTGAAG ATTGTGCCCACCTATGAGCGGATGATAGTGTTTCGACTGGGCAGGATCCGCACCCCTCAAGGGCCTGGCATGGTTCTGCTTCTGCCCTTCATTGACTCCTTTCAGCGGGTGGACTTGAGGACACGAGCTTTCAATGTCCCTCCCTGCAAG TTGGCCTCTAAGGATGGGGCTGTGCTGTCTGTGGGGGCCGACGTCCAGTTCCGCATCTGGGACCCGGTACTATCTGTGATGACTGTGAAGGACCTGAACGCAGCCACGCGCATGACAGCCCAGAATGCCATGACCAAGGCCCTGCTCAAGAGGCCTCTGCGGGAGATCCAGATGGAGAAGCTCAAGATCAGCGACCAGCTCCTG CTGGAAATCAACGATGTGaccagggcctgggggctggaggtggACCGAGTGGAACTGGCAGTGGAGGCTGTGCTCCAGCCACCCCAGGACAGCCCAGCGGGGTCCAGCCTAGACAGCACCCTCCAGCAGCTGGCCCTCCACTTCCTGGGAGGAGGCCTGTCCTCGGGGGCAGGaggtgccccacccccagggccag CGGACACCTTGGAGATGGTGAGCGAAGTCGAGCTGCCTGCCCCTCACGGTGGCGCCGGGCCCAGCCCGAAGCAGCCTGTGGCCGAGGGGCTGCTGACGGCCCTGCAGCCCTTCCTGTCGGAGGCCCTGGTCAGCCAGGTCGGGGCCTGCTACCAGTTCAACGTCCTCCTGCCCAGCGGGACCCAGAGCATCTACTTCCTCGACCTCACTACAG GGCACGGGAGGGTAGGACACGGGGTGCCTGACGGCATCCCTGATGTGGTGGTGGAGATGGCTGAAGCAGACCTGCGGGCCCTTCTGTGCAGGGAGCTGCGGCCCCTGGGGGCCTACATGAGTGGGCGGCTAAAGGTGAAGGGCGACCTGGCCGTGGCCATGAAGCTGGAGGCTGTCCTCAGAGCCCTGAAGTAG
- the STOML1 gene encoding stomatin-like protein 1 isoform X1, translated as MLGRSGYRALPLGDFDRFQQSSFGFLGSQKGCLSPERGGVGPGADAPQSWPSYLCHGLISFLGFLLLLITFPVSGWFALKIVPTYERMIVFRLGRIRTPQGPGMVLLLPFIDSFQRVDLRTRAFNVPPCKLASKDGAVLSVGADVQFRIWDPVLSVMTVKDLNAATRMTAQNAMTKALLKRPLREIQMEKLKISDQLLVGSSHTVELEINDVTRAWGLEVDRVELAVEAVLQPPQDSPAGSSLDSTLQQLALHFLGGGLSSGAGGAPPPGPADTLEMVSEVELPAPHGGAGPSPKQPVAEGLLTALQPFLSEALVSQVGACYQFNVLLPSGTQSIYFLDLTTGHGRVGHGVPDGIPDVVVEMAEADLRALLCRELRPLGAYMSGRLKVKGDLAVAMKLEAVLRALK; from the exons ATGCTCGGCAGGTCCGGGTATCGGGCGCTGCCCTTGGGGGACTTTGACCGTTTCCAGCAGTCGAGCTTCGGCTTCCTGGGCTCGCAGAAGGGCTGCTTGTCCCCGGAGCGGGGCGGCGTGGGGCCGGGGGCCG ATGCGCCCCAGAGCTGGCCTTCCTACCTCTGCCATGGCCTCATCAGTTTCCTGGGGTTCTTGCTGCTGCTGATTACCTTCCCTGTTTCCGGCTGGTTTGCCTTGAAG ATTGTGCCCACCTATGAGCGGATGATAGTGTTTCGACTGGGCAGGATCCGCACCCCTCAAGGGCCTGGCATGGTTCTGCTTCTGCCCTTCATTGACTCCTTTCAGCGGGTGGACTTGAGGACACGAGCTTTCAATGTCCCTCCCTGCAAG TTGGCCTCTAAGGATGGGGCTGTGCTGTCTGTGGGGGCCGACGTCCAGTTCCGCATCTGGGACCCGGTACTATCTGTGATGACTGTGAAGGACCTGAACGCAGCCACGCGCATGACAGCCCAGAATGCCATGACCAAGGCCCTGCTCAAGAGGCCTCTGCGGGAGATCCAGATGGAGAAGCTCAAGATCAGCGACCAGCTCCTGGTAGGCAGCTCTCACACGGTAGAG CTGGAAATCAACGATGTGaccagggcctgggggctggaggtggACCGAGTGGAACTGGCAGTGGAGGCTGTGCTCCAGCCACCCCAGGACAGCCCAGCGGGGTCCAGCCTAGACAGCACCCTCCAGCAGCTGGCCCTCCACTTCCTGGGAGGAGGCCTGTCCTCGGGGGCAGGaggtgccccacccccagggccag CGGACACCTTGGAGATGGTGAGCGAAGTCGAGCTGCCTGCCCCTCACGGTGGCGCCGGGCCCAGCCCGAAGCAGCCTGTGGCCGAGGGGCTGCTGACGGCCCTGCAGCCCTTCCTGTCGGAGGCCCTGGTCAGCCAGGTCGGGGCCTGCTACCAGTTCAACGTCCTCCTGCCCAGCGGGACCCAGAGCATCTACTTCCTCGACCTCACTACAG GGCACGGGAGGGTAGGACACGGGGTGCCTGACGGCATCCCTGATGTGGTGGTGGAGATGGCTGAAGCAGACCTGCGGGCCCTTCTGTGCAGGGAGCTGCGGCCCCTGGGGGCCTACATGAGTGGGCGGCTAAAGGTGAAGGGCGACCTGGCCGTGGCCATGAAGCTGGAGGCTGTCCTCAGAGCCCTGAAGTAG
- the STOML1 gene encoding stomatin-like protein 1 isoform X3, with protein sequence MIVFRLGRIRTPQGPGMVLLLPFIDSFQRVDLRTRAFNVPPCKLASKDGAVLSVGADVQFRIWDPVLSVMTVKDLNAATRMTAQNAMTKALLKRPLREIQMEKLKISDQLLVGSSHTVELEINDVTRAWGLEVDRVELAVEAVLQPPQDSPAGSSLDSTLQQLALHFLGGGLSSGAGGAPPPGPADTLEMVSEVELPAPHGGAGPSPKQPVAEGLLTALQPFLSEALVSQVGACYQFNVLLPSGTQSIYFLDLTTGHGRVGHGVPDGIPDVVVEMAEADLRALLCRELRPLGAYMSGRLKVKGDLAVAMKLEAVLRALK encoded by the exons ATGATAGTGTTTCGACTGGGCAGGATCCGCACCCCTCAAGGGCCTGGCATGGTTCTGCTTCTGCCCTTCATTGACTCCTTTCAGCGGGTGGACTTGAGGACACGAGCTTTCAATGTCCCTCCCTGCAAG TTGGCCTCTAAGGATGGGGCTGTGCTGTCTGTGGGGGCCGACGTCCAGTTCCGCATCTGGGACCCGGTACTATCTGTGATGACTGTGAAGGACCTGAACGCAGCCACGCGCATGACAGCCCAGAATGCCATGACCAAGGCCCTGCTCAAGAGGCCTCTGCGGGAGATCCAGATGGAGAAGCTCAAGATCAGCGACCAGCTCCTGGTAGGCAGCTCTCACACGGTAGAG CTGGAAATCAACGATGTGaccagggcctgggggctggaggtggACCGAGTGGAACTGGCAGTGGAGGCTGTGCTCCAGCCACCCCAGGACAGCCCAGCGGGGTCCAGCCTAGACAGCACCCTCCAGCAGCTGGCCCTCCACTTCCTGGGAGGAGGCCTGTCCTCGGGGGCAGGaggtgccccacccccagggccag CGGACACCTTGGAGATGGTGAGCGAAGTCGAGCTGCCTGCCCCTCACGGTGGCGCCGGGCCCAGCCCGAAGCAGCCTGTGGCCGAGGGGCTGCTGACGGCCCTGCAGCCCTTCCTGTCGGAGGCCCTGGTCAGCCAGGTCGGGGCCTGCTACCAGTTCAACGTCCTCCTGCCCAGCGGGACCCAGAGCATCTACTTCCTCGACCTCACTACAG GGCACGGGAGGGTAGGACACGGGGTGCCTGACGGCATCCCTGATGTGGTGGTGGAGATGGCTGAAGCAGACCTGCGGGCCCTTCTGTGCAGGGAGCTGCGGCCCCTGGGGGCCTACATGAGTGGGCGGCTAAAGGTGAAGGGCGACCTGGCCGTGGCCATGAAGCTGGAGGCTGTCCTCAGAGCCCTGAAGTAG